One segment of Agromyces albus DNA contains the following:
- a CDS encoding ATP-dependent helicase — translation MTAPSDPLLDALDDEQRVAAEALLGPVCVLAGAGTGKTRAITHRIAYGVSSGAYDPARVMALTFTSRAAAELRARLRALGAGAVQARTFHAAALAQMNHFWPLVVGGQAPRVLEYKGRLLGQAAEKLRLRVDVPTLRDVAAEIEWRKVAALGPDAYEARLATRGAPGALSAEQFLALVQAYEDLKDERRMLDFEDVLLATAGMIESEASVAMHVRESYRHFVVDEYQDVSPAQQQLLELWLGGRRDLCVVGDASQTIYSFAGASSQYLLDFERRFDDAIVVRLERNYRSTRQIVGVANRLMRGRAGALRLEAVADRPSGGESDAAPIAPLAEPMVTAYADELTEARGVATRIRSRIDAGTPPESIAVLMRVNSQSAILERALEEVGVGSRVRGASRFFDQPEVREAVHALRAAALTIAGEPLFKSVSDVLRSMGWTVQPPDGPGAVRARWESLNAIARLVDDAPAGTTFRAFADELRARAEAQHEPTVSAVTLATLHSAKGLEWDDVFIVGLTEGMLPIAYAKGFDAIDEERRLLYVGITRARRRLELSWPRQSGTHRGEREPSRFLQELGNRTRGAGDAAGAAARRRASAG, via the coding sequence ATGACCGCGCCATCCGACCCGTTGCTCGACGCCCTCGACGATGAACAGCGCGTCGCGGCCGAGGCGTTGCTCGGTCCAGTGTGCGTGCTCGCCGGTGCCGGCACCGGCAAGACCCGAGCCATCACGCACCGCATCGCGTACGGCGTGTCGTCGGGCGCCTACGACCCCGCCCGGGTCATGGCGCTCACGTTCACGTCGCGAGCGGCCGCCGAACTCCGCGCGCGCTTGCGTGCGCTCGGCGCGGGTGCCGTGCAGGCGCGCACGTTCCACGCCGCGGCGCTCGCCCAGATGAATCACTTCTGGCCGCTCGTCGTCGGCGGGCAGGCGCCGCGCGTGCTCGAGTACAAGGGGCGGTTGCTCGGCCAGGCGGCCGAGAAGCTGCGACTCAGGGTCGACGTGCCGACGTTGCGGGATGTCGCCGCTGAGATCGAATGGCGCAAGGTGGCTGCCCTCGGCCCCGACGCCTACGAGGCGCGCCTCGCCACTCGCGGTGCGCCGGGAGCCCTGAGCGCCGAGCAGTTCCTCGCGCTCGTGCAGGCGTACGAAGACCTGAAGGACGAGCGGCGCATGCTCGACTTCGAAGACGTGCTGCTCGCGACGGCCGGCATGATCGAGTCCGAGGCATCCGTCGCCATGCACGTGCGGGAGAGCTACCGGCACTTCGTCGTCGACGAGTACCAGGACGTCTCGCCGGCCCAGCAGCAATTGCTCGAGCTCTGGCTCGGCGGCCGGCGCGACCTGTGCGTCGTCGGCGACGCGAGCCAGACGATCTACTCGTTCGCGGGGGCGAGCTCGCAATACCTGCTCGACTTCGAGCGTCGATTCGACGATGCGATCGTCGTTCGGCTCGAACGCAACTACCGATCGACGCGCCAGATCGTCGGCGTCGCCAACCGCTTGATGCGCGGCCGGGCGGGCGCCCTCCGGCTCGAGGCCGTCGCCGACCGGCCGAGTGGAGGCGAATCGGATGCCGCGCCGATCGCCCCGCTCGCCGAGCCCATGGTCACCGCCTACGCCGACGAGCTCACCGAGGCCCGAGGCGTCGCCACTCGCATCCGTTCGCGCATCGACGCGGGCACCCCACCCGAGTCCATCGCGGTGCTCATGCGCGTGAACTCCCAATCGGCGATTCTCGAGCGAGCACTCGAAGAGGTGGGCGTCGGCTCGCGGGTGCGCGGCGCGTCGCGGTTCTTCGACCAGCCCGAGGTTCGGGAGGCGGTGCACGCATTGCGCGCGGCGGCGCTCACGATCGCGGGCGAGCCCCTGTTCAAGTCGGTGAGCGACGTGCTCCGCTCGATGGGGTGGACGGTGCAGCCGCCCGACGGACCGGGTGCCGTGCGAGCCCGATGGGAGTCCCTCAACGCGATCGCGCGACTCGTCGACGACGCCCCGGCGGGCACGACGTTCCGTGCGTTCGCCGATGAGCTCCGCGCTCGCGCCGAGGCGCAGCACGAGCCGACCGTGTCGGCCGTCACCCTGGCGACCCTGCACTCGGCGAAAGGCCTCGAGTGGGACGACGTCTTCATCGTCGGCCTCACCGAGGGCATGCTGCCGATCGCCTACGCGAAGGGGTTCGACGCCATCGACGAGGAGCGCCGCCTGCTCTACGTCGGGATCACGCGGGCACGGCGCCGGCTCGAACTGAGCTGGCCGCGCCAGAGCGGAACGCATCGAGGGGAACGGGAGCCGTCGCGTTTCCTCCAGGAGCTCGGCAACCGCACGCGGGGTGCGGGGGATGCTGCTGGTGCCGCGGCTCGTCGCCGGGCCTCGGCAGGGTGA
- the nudC gene encoding NAD(+) diphosphatase, with product MTVSTSPPLARAPIDRDGRTRADPDFEARFDADPASRVVAVRLGRALLAERIEGSAPALELRHPSELPEPTLRCYLGRADDVMFEVRVFDEAAAALIEPEEARWSGLRQAVPVLGGRDAALITEAVAMATWHEGHAHCPRCGATTVPVQAGWSRRCENEGNLLFPRTDPAVIVLVVDDDDRVLLGSNALWEQHRFSLLAGFVEPGESLEAAVVREIGEEAGVLVDRVEYVASQPWPFPASLMLGFTARVADGTPAASAMADGEEIIELRWFSRDELVASLGEIALPGETSIARWLLERWFGGPIDEGLPWSTR from the coding sequence GTGACCGTTTCCACGTCCCCGCCACTGGCCCGCGCGCCGATCGATCGTGATGGCAGGACCCGCGCCGACCCCGACTTCGAGGCGCGATTCGATGCCGATCCGGCCTCCCGCGTCGTGGCAGTGCGGCTCGGGCGGGCGCTTCTCGCCGAGCGCATCGAGGGTTCGGCCCCGGCGCTGGAGCTCCGGCATCCGAGTGAACTTCCCGAGCCGACGCTGCGCTGCTACCTCGGCCGCGCCGATGACGTCATGTTCGAGGTGCGGGTGTTCGACGAGGCTGCCGCGGCCCTGATCGAACCCGAAGAGGCACGCTGGTCGGGCCTCCGGCAGGCCGTGCCCGTGCTCGGCGGCCGCGATGCCGCGCTCATCACCGAGGCGGTGGCGATGGCGACGTGGCACGAGGGGCACGCGCACTGCCCGCGATGCGGCGCGACGACCGTACCGGTGCAGGCGGGCTGGTCGCGACGCTGCGAGAACGAGGGCAACCTGCTGTTCCCGCGCACCGACCCCGCGGTCATCGTGCTCGTCGTCGATGACGACGATCGCGTGCTCCTCGGGTCGAACGCACTCTGGGAACAGCACCGCTTCTCGCTGCTCGCCGGCTTTGTCGAACCCGGAGAGTCGCTCGAAGCCGCGGTCGTGCGTGAGATCGGCGAGGAGGCCGGCGTGCTCGTCGACCGCGTCGAATACGTCGCGTCGCAGCCCTGGCCGTTCCCGGCGAGCCTCATGCTCGGCTTCACCGCGCGAGTCGCCGATGGAACTCCCGCTGCGTCGGCGATGGCCGACGGCGAGGAGATCATCGAACTCCGCTGGTTCAGTCGCGACGAGCTCGTCGCCTCGCTCGGCGAGATCGCCCTTCCCGGCGAGACGTCGATCGCCCGGTGGCTGCTCGAGCGGTGGTTCGGCGGCCCGATCGACGAGGGCCTGCCGTGGTCGACGCGATGA
- a CDS encoding phosphotransferase, which produces MARPPLTLAALATAAVPGLEVNAARPHTRRSHGAFDAVELTALDEQHLLIRVPRSQAAESEQSADLVALRALTPGIRARLPFAVPTYVGQAPIDGTRAIVTEYLPGSVQSADELTAHERLAASVGLAIAAVHALPSGFVADAGLPRQTAEESHDAVVELIGRTADTGRLPAAILRRWEEATDDEALWRFRPTVVNGALSADSILVDGETVTGIIGWSALALGDPAIDLHWLLTSRGAAAERALEAYIAAREGGADAHLPQRALLYGELELAKWLLHGVEVHDESIVDDAVGLLDGLVESVHDHSSEPLSPETGPILTVGDVERLLDETPRDHVPREGSSSMLTDSYDFSELERRDAGERDTPPMDATAPIPLDLSDWGDANPPTRPGQADAVDSDAETDAHARRNAASS; this is translated from the coding sequence ATGGCCAGACCCCCTCTCACCTTAGCCGCGTTGGCCACGGCGGCGGTGCCCGGTCTCGAGGTGAACGCCGCTCGGCCGCACACGCGCCGCAGCCATGGTGCGTTCGATGCGGTGGAGCTCACCGCCCTCGACGAGCAGCACCTGCTCATCCGTGTCCCACGTTCACAAGCCGCGGAGTCCGAGCAATCGGCCGACCTCGTGGCGCTTCGTGCGTTGACGCCGGGAATCCGCGCGCGCCTCCCGTTCGCCGTGCCGACCTACGTCGGGCAGGCACCGATCGACGGCACCCGTGCGATCGTCACCGAGTACCTGCCCGGTTCGGTGCAGTCGGCCGACGAGCTCACCGCGCACGAGCGGCTCGCGGCATCCGTGGGCCTCGCGATCGCCGCCGTGCACGCCTTGCCGAGCGGCTTCGTCGCCGACGCCGGGTTGCCGCGGCAGACCGCCGAGGAGTCGCACGATGCGGTCGTCGAGCTCATCGGCCGCACCGCCGACACCGGTCGCCTGCCCGCCGCGATCCTTCGCCGCTGGGAGGAGGCCACCGATGACGAGGCGCTCTGGCGATTCCGCCCGACGGTCGTCAACGGCGCGCTGAGCGCCGACTCGATCCTCGTCGACGGCGAGACGGTGACCGGCATCATCGGCTGGTCAGCGCTCGCGCTCGGCGACCCGGCGATCGACCTGCACTGGTTGCTCACGTCGCGAGGCGCCGCCGCCGAGCGCGCGCTCGAGGCGTACATCGCCGCTCGCGAGGGTGGCGCCGACGCGCACCTGCCGCAACGGGCCCTGCTCTACGGCGAGCTCGAGCTCGCGAAGTGGCTGCTGCACGGGGTCGAGGTTCACGACGAGTCGATCGTCGACGACGCGGTCGGGCTGCTCGACGGTCTCGTCGAGAGCGTGCATGACCACTCAAGCGAGCCGCTGTCGCCCGAGACCGGCCCGATCCTCACCGTCGGCGACGTGGAGCGGCTGCTCGACGAGACGCCGCGCGACCATGTGCCGCGCGAGGGCAGTTCGAGCATGCTCACCGACAGCTACGACTTCTCGGAACTCGAGCGCCGCGACGCCGGTGAGCGCGACACCCCGCCGATGGATGCCACCGCCCCGATCCCGCTCGACCTGAGCGACTGGGGCGACGCGAACCCGCCCACTCGCCCGGGTCAGGCCGACGCCGTCGACTCCGACGCCGAGACTGACGCCCACGCACGCCGCAACGCCGCTTCGTCGTAG
- a CDS encoding ATP-dependent DNA helicase: protein MAVPRAPRAGGVGVSAGLSAIEIAARLGLHEPTPEQRAVIEADPRRQSIVVAGAGSGKTETMANRVVWLLANGHVDVPEVLGLTFTRKAAGELAERVRERVAQLVAEGIADVSLDPLESASVGTYNAFASAIYREHAMLIGREPDAAVLGEASAWQLARTVVAASDDPRLVELDASLDRVTGAVLALSRALAENVADSRDVRAMTRDFLAMEGLPIEAPRKRTPFASFTDALGVVGALPPLLELADAYAAAKQMRGYVEFSDQVSLALEICTRNPEVVAAHRERYRTVLLDEYQDTSVVQTKLLATLFAEQPVMAVGDPDQSIYGWRGASAANLARFGGDFATDGAAAVFDLSTSWRNPRVVLDAANALIAPLDAGIPKAPLTASPFAGPGRLEFEWAETIELEADRVARWFAQRLTRRGDGSARSGALLCRTFANVGVFAAALREHGVPVHVLGMAGLLDQPVIADLVCVLRVLHDPSAGSELVRVLGGARWRIGAADLAALHGLAKWLADRDFAARRLGDDVRAGLRASIAPDESPSIVDALDYLLTAPDSHSALKGFSETGLARMRRAGAQLQSLRRRAGLGLVDFVSLVQQELLLDIEVAANAAQPLGKPSLEAFEELLAGFVDVSEHPTLGSFLGWLTEAEQRDRLAPRHDEPEPGAVQVLSIHGSKGLEWDVVAIPRMVEDELPSKPRSAKGWLAFGELPNDFKGDRDELPELQWRGVQSQAEFDEAVTAFAAENRERHAAEERRLAYVALTRARADLLLTGSWWSTQKAPRQPSPFIRELVHAGVIEASRLPTAPEADENPRGDLVERERWPLDPLGARRSAVEAAARAVRSAAEGPSGAGIGPRLAEQIRLLLEERRRRADGPGTPDIPARVPASRFKDYVDDPAAVAAQLRRPMPQRPFRATRIGTLFHEWVEHRSTGEGEAAAIDALDDLGIGAVAGAGAPGGPGDSRDSGLYVADAAPERLRALQATFAASEWGTRKPIAVELELHLPIGGNVFVCKLDAVYEVEPGSELAARGIRYQLVDWKTGKAPRDARDLELKQTQLALYRLAYASWAGVAPEIVDAVFYFVEDDRVIRPEQLYDEAALRRAWASVSASESTASA from the coding sequence GTGGCAGTACCGCGTGCACCTCGTGCCGGCGGTGTCGGCGTGAGCGCGGGGCTCAGCGCCATCGAGATCGCCGCGCGCCTCGGCCTGCACGAGCCGACCCCCGAACAACGCGCGGTCATCGAGGCCGACCCTCGCCGGCAGAGCATCGTCGTGGCGGGCGCCGGCAGCGGCAAGACCGAGACCATGGCGAATCGCGTCGTGTGGCTGCTCGCGAACGGCCACGTCGACGTGCCCGAGGTGCTCGGCCTCACCTTCACTCGCAAGGCCGCGGGCGAGCTCGCCGAGCGAGTGCGCGAGCGCGTGGCGCAACTCGTGGCCGAGGGCATCGCCGATGTCTCGCTCGACCCGCTCGAGTCCGCCTCGGTCGGTACCTACAACGCGTTCGCGAGCGCCATCTACCGCGAGCACGCGATGCTCATCGGGCGCGAGCCCGACGCCGCCGTGCTCGGCGAGGCATCCGCGTGGCAACTCGCCCGAACCGTCGTCGCCGCATCCGATGACCCGCGGCTCGTGGAACTCGACGCCTCGCTCGACCGGGTCACGGGCGCCGTGCTGGCGCTCAGCCGCGCACTCGCCGAGAACGTCGCCGACAGTCGCGACGTGCGGGCGATGACCCGTGATTTCCTCGCGATGGAAGGGCTGCCCATCGAGGCGCCCCGCAAGCGCACGCCCTTCGCGTCGTTCACCGACGCGCTCGGCGTCGTCGGCGCGCTGCCGCCGCTCCTCGAGCTCGCCGACGCCTACGCTGCGGCCAAGCAGATGCGGGGCTACGTCGAGTTCTCCGACCAGGTCTCGCTCGCCCTCGAGATCTGCACGAGGAATCCCGAGGTCGTCGCCGCCCATCGCGAGCGCTACCGCACCGTCCTCCTCGACGAGTATCAGGACACGAGCGTCGTGCAGACGAAGCTGCTCGCGACGCTCTTCGCCGAGCAGCCGGTGATGGCCGTGGGCGACCCCGACCAGTCGATCTACGGATGGCGCGGCGCGAGTGCCGCGAACCTCGCGCGATTCGGCGGCGACTTCGCCACCGACGGAGCCGCGGCGGTCTTCGACCTGTCGACGAGCTGGCGCAACCCGAGGGTCGTGCTCGACGCGGCGAACGCCCTCATCGCGCCGCTCGACGCCGGCATCCCGAAGGCGCCGCTCACCGCGTCGCCCTTCGCGGGCCCGGGTCGTCTCGAGTTCGAGTGGGCGGAGACGATCGAGCTCGAGGCCGATCGCGTCGCGCGCTGGTTCGCACAGCGCCTCACGCGGCGTGGCGACGGCTCGGCACGCAGCGGGGCGCTGCTCTGCCGCACGTTCGCGAACGTCGGCGTGTTCGCGGCCGCACTCCGGGAGCACGGGGTGCCCGTGCACGTGCTCGGCATGGCGGGCCTGCTCGACCAGCCCGTGATCGCCGACCTCGTGTGCGTGCTGCGGGTGCTGCACGATCCGTCGGCGGGGTCGGAGCTGGTTCGCGTGCTCGGCGGCGCGCGGTGGCGAATCGGGGCGGCCGACCTGGCGGCGCTGCACGGCCTCGCGAAGTGGCTCGCCGATCGCGACTTCGCCGCTCGCCGCCTCGGCGACGATGTGCGCGCGGGCCTTCGCGCCTCGATCGCGCCCGATGAGTCGCCCTCGATCGTCGACGCCCTCGACTACCTCCTCACCGCGCCCGACAGCCATTCGGCCCTCAAGGGCTTCAGCGAGACCGGGCTCGCCCGCATGCGACGCGCTGGTGCGCAACTGCAATCGTTGCGGCGGCGCGCGGGGCTCGGCCTCGTCGACTTCGTCAGCCTCGTGCAGCAAGAGCTGCTCCTCGACATCGAGGTCGCCGCGAACGCCGCACAGCCGCTCGGGAAGCCGAGTCTCGAGGCGTTCGAAGAGCTGCTCGCGGGATTCGTCGACGTCTCGGAGCACCCGACTCTCGGCTCGTTCCTCGGGTGGCTCACCGAAGCCGAGCAGCGCGACCGGCTCGCACCGCGACACGACGAACCCGAGCCGGGCGCCGTACAGGTGCTCTCCATCCACGGGTCGAAGGGACTCGAGTGGGACGTGGTGGCGATCCCGCGCATGGTCGAAGACGAACTGCCGTCGAAGCCGAGGTCGGCGAAGGGCTGGCTCGCATTCGGCGAGCTGCCGAACGACTTCAAGGGCGACCGAGACGAACTGCCCGAACTGCAGTGGCGCGGCGTGCAGAGCCAGGCCGAGTTCGACGAGGCGGTCACGGCCTTCGCCGCCGAGAACCGCGAGCGGCACGCCGCTGAAGAGCGACGTCTCGCCTACGTCGCTCTCACGCGCGCTCGCGCCGACCTCCTGCTCACCGGGTCGTGGTGGTCGACGCAGAAGGCGCCGCGACAGCCGAGCCCCTTCATCCGCGAACTCGTGCACGCCGGCGTCATCGAGGCGAGTCGGCTCCCCACGGCGCCCGAGGCCGACGAGAATCCGCGCGGCGACCTCGTCGAGCGTGAACGCTGGCCGCTCGATCCGCTCGGCGCGCGGCGATCGGCGGTCGAGGCCGCTGCGCGCGCCGTGCGATCCGCGGCCGAGGGTCCGAGCGGCGCGGGCATCGGTCCGCGCCTCGCCGAGCAGATCCGGCTGCTCCTCGAGGAGCGGCGCCGTCGCGCCGACGGCCCCGGCACCCCCGACATCCCGGCCCGCGTACCTGCGTCGAGATTCAAGGACTACGTCGACGACCCGGCCGCCGTCGCCGCCCAGCTCCGGCGCCCGATGCCGCAGCGGCCCTTCCGAGCCACCCGCATCGGCACGCTCTTCCACGAGTGGGTCGAGCATCGATCCACCGGCGAGGGCGAGGCTGCGGCGATCGATGCGCTCGACGACCTCGGTATCGGAGCCGTCGCCGGTGCCGGAGCACCTGGCGGGCCAGGCGACTCACGCGACTCCGGCCTGTACGTTGCGGATGCCGCCCCCGAGCGCCTCCGCGCCCTGCAGGCCACGTTCGCGGCATCCGAGTGGGGCACCCGCAAGCCCATCGCCGTCGAGCTCGAGCTGCACCTGCCGATCGGCGGCAACGTCTTCGTCTGCAAGCTCGATGCCGTCTACGAGGTCGAGCCGGGCAGCGAGCTCGCGGCACGCGGCATCCGATACCAGCTCGTCGACTGGAAGACGGGCAAGGCGCCGCGAGACGCCCGCGATCTCGAGCTGAAGCAGACCCAGCTCGCGCTCTACCGTCTCGCCTACGCGAGCTGGGCGGGCGTCGCGCCCGAGATCGTCGACGCGGTCTTCTATTTCGTCGAAGACGACCGCGTCATCCGCCCCGAGCAGCTCTACGACGAAGCGGCGTTGCGGCGTGCGTGGGCGTCAGTCTCGGCGTCGGAGTCGACGGCGTCGGCCTGA
- a CDS encoding UrvD/REP family ATP-dependent DNA helicase gives MQAPASSVDTSLGLAEGEHAAVFGAPGSGKTTLAVELVADRVERLGYAPEEVLVVSATRASATSLRDALAVRLGITTRGPLARTANSIAFQLVRAYTGAPVTLLTGAEHDQIIGELLEGGIRDGFGPEWPDSLGPEVRVLRGFRTELRDLLMRVVEHGVDAHGLAELGARAERPEWRAAAQFLAEYADVKEQLRPSQFDSSELAAYAAAIVHRSLDEPAASAALGTLAQLRLLVVDDAQEATETTAALLGAFAARGVAVVAFGDPDVASNGFRGGRAELLGSLGAVLGSRAVRRIALDAVHRGRHELRAVVSSATAHIGTALGGAHRTATLVADSAAGGGAREEAGDVDGRDELAAVLGIEAPSHAAECQAVAAVLRERHLLDGVPWSEMAVVLRSGGDVPAFERGLALADVPTAGSAARTALRDAPAAAALLAAASLALGREPLTPELAVAVLTGPLGRLDGVGMRRLRLALRHEELAGGGDRTGDELLVEALAAPGGFETIDAAPARRAGRLAKLLAAARGVAESGGTVEELLWALWNGSGLATEWAAQAAGTGVLAEEANRALDAAVALFAAAQRFVEREPEAPASRFVDEVLASELPEDSLAPKRSAETVLVTTPPALIGREFEIVVIAGLQEGVWPNLRPRGTLLHAALLPRVVAAARAGAPLPAPESVAEARASVRGDELRLFALAASRATRQLMLSCTANDDEQPSMLMGYATQRIAGSRRRPLHLRGLVGALRHEAAASPSGEAPAALALLAEEGVPGANPDDWYGLRPLSSTAPLVDLDGDPEALVPVSPSQIDRAEESPLGWFIDHVASPPSGLAASIGTIVHAVVEEAGARDDGDTSIETLWAAVELRWRELHFEAGWVAERERRGARRMAEGASDYLTNFADDDKVLLGAEGRFTLIVDRVRITGTIDRVEASPDGTTVIVDLKTGRTPPTAEQTAAHPQLAAYQLAARAGEVPHAGTQGGAKLVYLARPTRGVGYTERAQQPFDDDAEAAFRERLAAVARTMAGAEFEGPAELGFRSRFGAWQYRVHLVPAVSA, from the coding sequence ATGCAGGCCCCCGCGTCATCCGTCGACACCTCGCTCGGGCTCGCCGAGGGCGAGCACGCGGCGGTCTTCGGGGCGCCCGGCAGCGGCAAGACGACCCTCGCCGTCGAACTCGTCGCCGATCGAGTCGAGCGACTCGGGTACGCCCCCGAAGAGGTGCTCGTCGTCTCGGCCACGCGCGCTTCGGCGACGTCGCTGCGCGACGCGCTCGCGGTGCGGCTCGGCATCACGACGCGCGGGCCGCTCGCGCGCACGGCGAACTCGATCGCCTTCCAGCTCGTGCGCGCCTACACGGGCGCGCCGGTCACGCTCCTCACCGGTGCCGAGCACGACCAGATCATCGGCGAACTGCTCGAGGGCGGCATCCGCGACGGCTTCGGGCCCGAGTGGCCCGATTCGCTCGGCCCAGAGGTGCGCGTGCTCCGCGGCTTCCGCACCGAGCTCCGAGACCTCCTCATGCGCGTCGTCGAGCATGGGGTCGACGCTCACGGGCTCGCCGAGCTCGGCGCTCGAGCCGAGCGGCCCGAGTGGCGTGCTGCCGCGCAATTTCTCGCCGAATACGCCGACGTGAAAGAGCAGTTGCGCCCCTCGCAGTTCGACTCGTCGGAGCTCGCGGCCTACGCCGCCGCGATCGTGCACCGCAGCCTCGACGAGCCCGCGGCATCCGCGGCGCTCGGCACGCTGGCGCAATTGCGGCTGCTCGTCGTCGACGACGCGCAAGAGGCCACAGAGACCACCGCGGCACTGCTCGGCGCATTCGCTGCGCGCGGGGTCGCGGTCGTGGCGTTCGGCGACCCCGACGTCGCGAGCAACGGGTTCCGCGGCGGCCGCGCCGAACTGCTCGGCTCGCTCGGCGCGGTGCTCGGCAGCCGGGCCGTGCGACGCATCGCGCTCGACGCCGTGCACCGGGGCAGGCACGAGCTTCGCGCCGTCGTGAGCTCGGCGACAGCCCACATCGGCACCGCGCTCGGTGGAGCCCACCGCACGGCCACCCTCGTCGCAGACTCCGCAGCCGGGGGAGGAGCTCGAGAGGAGGCCGGCGACGTCGACGGCCGCGACGAGCTCGCCGCCGTCCTCGGCATCGAGGCGCCGTCGCACGCGGCGGAGTGCCAGGCGGTCGCCGCCGTGCTCCGCGAGCGCCACCTGCTCGACGGCGTCCCGTGGTCGGAGATGGCCGTCGTGTTGCGCTCGGGGGGCGACGTGCCGGCGTTCGAGCGCGGCCTCGCGCTCGCCGACGTGCCGACGGCGGGCAGCGCGGCGCGCACCGCCCTGCGCGACGCGCCCGCCGCTGCCGCGCTGCTCGCCGCGGCCTCCCTCGCCCTCGGTCGCGAGCCGCTCACCCCCGAGCTCGCCGTCGCGGTGCTCACCGGCCCGCTGGGCCGGCTCGACGGAGTTGGCATGCGCCGGCTCCGTCTCGCGCTCCGCCACGAGGAGCTCGCCGGCGGCGGCGACCGCACGGGCGATGAACTGCTCGTCGAGGCTCTCGCCGCACCCGGCGGATTCGAGACAATCGATGCCGCCCCGGCGAGGCGCGCAGGGCGACTCGCCAAGCTCCTCGCGGCAGCCCGAGGCGTGGCCGAGAGCGGCGGCACCGTCGAGGAGCTGCTCTGGGCACTGTGGAACGGCAGCGGGCTCGCCACCGAGTGGGCTGCGCAGGCGGCCGGCACGGGCGTGCTCGCCGAAGAGGCGAACCGCGCACTCGACGCCGCCGTCGCGCTCTTCGCAGCCGCCCAGCGATTCGTCGAGCGCGAGCCCGAGGCGCCGGCCTCCCGCTTCGTCGACGAGGTGCTCGCGAGCGAACTGCCCGAAGACTCGCTCGCACCGAAGCGCAGCGCCGAGACGGTGCTCGTCACCACGCCGCCCGCACTCATCGGGCGGGAGTTCGAGATCGTCGTGATCGCCGGGCTGCAAGAGGGCGTCTGGCCGAACCTGCGGCCGCGCGGCACGCTGCTGCACGCGGCGCTCCTGCCCCGCGTCGTCGCGGCGGCTCGCGCGGGTGCGCCGCTGCCGGCACCCGAGTCGGTCGCCGAGGCGCGGGCGTCCGTGCGCGGCGACGAGCTGCGGCTCTTCGCCCTCGCGGCGTCGAGGGCCACCCGCCAGCTCATGCTCAGCTGCACGGCCAACGACGACGAGCAGCCGTCGATGCTCATGGGATACGCCACGCAGCGCATCGCGGGTTCGCGCCGTCGTCCGCTCCACCTCCGCGGGCTCGTCGGCGCCTTGCGTCACGAGGCGGCTGCCTCCCCGTCGGGGGAGGCGCCGGCCGCGCTCGCGCTGCTCGCCGAGGAGGGCGTGCCCGGCGCGAACCCCGACGACTGGTACGGGCTCCGGCCCCTCTCGTCGACCGCCCCGCTCGTCGACCTCGACGGCGACCCCGAGGCGCTCGTGCCCGTGTCGCCGTCGCAGATCGACCGGGCCGAGGAATCACCGCTCGGCTGGTTCATCGACCACGTCGCGTCGCCGCCGTCGGGCCTCGCCGCCTCGATCGGCACGATCGTGCACGCGGTCGTCGAAGAGGCGGGTGCCCGCGACGACGGCGACACGAGCATCGAGACGCTCTGGGCAGCCGTCGAGCTTCGGTGGCGCGAGCTCCACTTCGAGGCGGGGTGGGTGGCCGAGCGCGAGCGCCGCGGGGCGCGACGCATGGCCGAAGGGGCATCCGACTACCTCACGAACTTCGCCGACGACGACAAGGTGCTGCTCGGCGCCGAGGGCCGGTTCACGCTCATCGTCGATCGCGTGCGCATCACGGGCACGATCGATCGCGTCGAGGCGTCGCCCGACGGCACGACCGTGATCGTCGACCTGAAGACGGGCCGCACGCCGCCCACTGCCGAACAGACCGCGGCGCACCCGCAGCTCGCCGCGTACCAGCTCGCGGCTCGCGCGGGCGAGGTGCCGCACGCCGGCACCCAGGGCGGGGCGAAGCTCGTGTACCTCGCCAGGCCGACGCGGGGCGTGGGCTACACCGAACGCGCCCAGCAGCCGTTCGACGACGACGCCGAAGCCGCATTCCGCGAACGGCTCGCCGCGGTCGCGCGCACGATGGCCGGCGCCGAGTTCGAAGGGCCGGCCGAACTCGGCTTCCGCTCGCGGTTCGGCGCGTGGCAGTACCGCGTGCACCTCGTGCCGGCGGTGTCGGCGTGA
- a CDS encoding DUF3107 domain-containing protein, with amino-acid sequence MDVRIGIQNSPRELGFETSQSAAEVEQAVAAALSGQAPHLKLSDSKGAVYVVPASALAYVEIGSEESRRIGFVA; translated from the coding sequence GTGGACGTTCGTATCGGCATTCAGAACTCCCCTCGTGAACTCGGATTCGAGACCTCGCAATCAGCCGCAGAGGTCGAGCAGGCCGTCGCCGCCGCACTCTCAGGGCAGGCCCCGCACTTGAAGCTCTCCGACTCGAAGGGTGCCGTCTACGTCGTACCGGCCTCGGCCCTCGCCTATGTCGAGATCGGCTCAGAGGAGTCGCGTCGCATCGGCTTCGTCGCCTGA